GATCCGCGAGGGAGTCCCGCGTGCTCTCGACGACCGTCCGCTGTCGCTCCGCGGGCTGTTCGGTGAGGTCGCTCTCTCCCCGCGGATACGAACAGACGTCCCAGCCGCGGTCCCGAAGCTCGTGTAACTCGTCGATCCCCATCCGCCCCTGCCCGCCGATGCGCCCGGGATCGACCGGGACCGCGGCGGCCCAGCCCCGTTCCTCGAGCAGTTCGGCTGCGAGATCGTAGTGCGAGTCGTGTCCACCGTAGCACGCGAGGATCGCCTTGCCGTTGTCGACCGCCTCTGTTCGTCGGAGGTCGTCGACCAGCAGCCGGGTCGGGCCGTCGTCGGGTCCGACCGCGATCACGTTCAATCGGGTGACGTTCGACAGATCCGGCTCGCCTTCCGGCTTGTGTTCGTAGCCGCAGTCGAGGCGAAACCAGCCGTCGTAGCCGTCGGGGACCGCACGAACGGTGTTCAGCCGTTCGTCGCGGGTCGGTGCGATAAACTCCACGACGATCTGCGTCGCGGATTCCGGCTTGACCGCGAGCGAGGTATCCCACCCCTCGAGGTCGAGTCCGTTGGAGAGGCCGATGGTTATCCCGGCAGTCCGGTCGTCGCCCTCGATGACTGCCGCTTGCGAGCCGGTTCGCGCCTCGTCTGGAGCGGCCTCGAGTCGCCCATTTCGGACGCCCCAGCGGTCGAGATCCTCGAAATCGTCGATGACCTCGCCGGAGTCGATCGCGGGCCACGTCGACCCGTGGCCGTTCGTTCCGTTCCCACCGCCCTCCTCGGCGGAGTCGTCGGTTCCGTCGCCGGAGAGGAAGTCGAGGCAGCCGGCGAGCGCGGTCGACCCGACGGCGAACGTCGCCAGTGCGTGACGTCGTGAGAGATCGTGGTCCATGTTTGCCGTTCCTACGAACGGTCACCCTTTGGTGATGGTGCCGTTAAGCGAGGTTTCCTCGAGCGGGAGTTTACGAGCCCGCGTTCGCACCGCGGTGAGGGCGTTTATAGAGGTGTTAAACACCCGTTCAGGCGGTCAACGGGTCGCCGAACCGTCGGGAGAACGTCGCTCGCTCGCGTCTCTCGGTGCGGGTGTGAAACCGAACGTCCGACGGTGGAGTGCCAGTTTTACTCGATATTAATAATCACCCCTCGACGCCGATGCTCGCGTATCTGATGGAACGGAACGCGGGAACCGAAGGAGAACGGACGGATCGCAATCGGATGGACGCACTACTCATCGGGATCGATGCCGGCTGTCCGTCGGTGTTCGACCGACTGTCGGACGAGGACGTGATTCCGAACCTGCAGGCGCTACTCGATGCGGGCGCCAGCGGCCCGCTCGAGTCACAGATTCCGCCGTGGACGCCGAGCGCGTGGCCGTCGCTGTTCACCGGCGTCAACCCCGGGAAACACGGCGTGTTCGGCTTCACCGGGTTCGACGGCTACGATTTCCACGTCGTGAAAGGCGACGACGTCCGCGCACACCGGCTCTGGACGCTACTCGACCAACACGATCGCTCGAGCGTCGTCGTCAACGTTCCAGTCACCCACCCACCGGACGAGATCGACGGCGCGATCGTCCCCGGGTTCATCGGCCCGGAGGATCCGCCCTGTCACCCCGAGGGGATCCTCGACGACGTTCGCGAGGAGATCGGGGAGTACCGCGTCTACCCGAAGTACTCGCGGGGCGACGAATCGCTATCGGACGCCGAGAAGATGGACGAGTACTGTTCCCTCGTCGAGATGCGCGGCGAGGCGTTCCAGTACCTGAGCGGGCGGTTCGAACCGGACTTCGGCTTTCTCCAGTTTCAGAAGACCGACACCGTCTTCCACGAGTTCGACGGCGAGTGGGAGAAAGTCAAACAGGTCTACGCCGCCGCCGACGAGCAGATCGGCGCGGTGCTCGAGGCGTGTAACCCGCGACAGGTGTTCGTCGCGAGCGATCACGGGATGGGGCGCTACGAGAAGCCGGAGTTCCGCGTCAACGCCTTCCTCGAGGACGCCGGCTACCTCGAGACGACGCTGGGCGGCAAGGGAATGCCCACGTGGAACGTGATGCGAGACGACCTCCGGGACGGCGAACAGGCAGAGGAGTGGGAGCCGAACACCGTGGAGCGACTCGCCGCGCACTTGGCGAGCGTCGGACTGACGGCGCATCGAATCGGTCGCGTGCTGGACCGACTCGGCCTCTCGGAGTTCGCGAAAGCCCACGCTCCGGACGGCGTCGTCCGAACCGGAAACGAACAGGTCGACTTTGCGAACTCTCGAGCGTACGTCCGCGCGCGGACCGAACTCGGCGTTCGGCTGAACGTCGAGGGCCGCGAGCCGAACGGGCAGGTGCCACAGGACGAGTACGACGAGGTCAGGGCGGCGCTCATCCGGGACCTCGAGTCGGTGACCGCACCCGACGGTGAGCCCGTTTTCCAGACGGTCGCCCCTCGAGAGGAGTTCTTCGAGGGGCCGTACGCCGATCGAGCGGTCGATATCGTCACGATCCCCACCGACTTCCAGCACTTCCTCTCGGCGCAACCGGCCGACGAGTACTTCGCCGAGACGACGGAGCCCTGGAACCACAAACTCGACGGGATTTTCGTCGCCAGCGGAGAGGGGATCGACGCCTCGCGGCCGGTCGAGGACGCCCACCTGTTCGACGTCGCGCCGACGATTCTCGCCGCGCTCGACGTACCCTACAGCGACCGAATGGACGGACGCGTGCTCCCCGTCGTCGAGCCGACCGAGTCCACGAGCTATCCGGAGTACACGGCATCGAAGCGGACGACCATCGATTCCGCGGTCGAGGGCCGACTCGAGGACCTCGGCTACGTCGAGTAACATACTCATGAGACCCGAAACAGTCCCCTACCCCACGACACTGAAAACGGCCGCTCGCCGTTCGACCCTCCCGATGAAACGACACGACCACACCCGACTCCGCAGACGAACCAACACATGAGCTACACCCTGTCATTCAAGCCGGCGATCGACCTCTACGGCCAACACGATCCGAGTGCGGCGTTGTTCAAAGACAGCGAACTTCGCTTCGCGATCGAGGAAGAGCGCCTGACGCGGGACAAACACGCGGTCGACACCTTCCCCGAGCAGGCGATACGCGCCTGTCTCGAGTACGAGGGGATCGAGCTCGCCGACATCGAGAAGATCGTCCTTCCCTACGATCCGAAACTCCGGCGAAAGATCACCCCTCACTACCTGAAAAATACCAGCCAGCTGGAGGGGACGCTACGGAAAGTCACGCACCTCCGGAACGTCGTCAGGGATCAGTTCGTGGCGTCGGTTAT
Above is a window of Natronorubrum tibetense GA33 DNA encoding:
- a CDS encoding alkaline phosphatase family protein; this encodes MERNAGTEGERTDRNRMDALLIGIDAGCPSVFDRLSDEDVIPNLQALLDAGASGPLESQIPPWTPSAWPSLFTGVNPGKHGVFGFTGFDGYDFHVVKGDDVRAHRLWTLLDQHDRSSVVVNVPVTHPPDEIDGAIVPGFIGPEDPPCHPEGILDDVREEIGEYRVYPKYSRGDESLSDAEKMDEYCSLVEMRGEAFQYLSGRFEPDFGFLQFQKTDTVFHEFDGEWEKVKQVYAAADEQIGAVLEACNPRQVFVASDHGMGRYEKPEFRVNAFLEDAGYLETTLGGKGMPTWNVMRDDLRDGEQAEEWEPNTVERLAAHLASVGLTAHRIGRVLDRLGLSEFAKAHAPDGVVRTGNEQVDFANSRAYVRARTELGVRLNVEGREPNGQVPQDEYDEVRAALIRDLESVTAPDGEPVFQTVAPREEFFEGPYADRAVDIVTIPTDFQHFLSAQPADEYFAETTEPWNHKLDGIFVASGEGIDASRPVEDAHLFDVAPTILAALDVPYSDRMDGRVLPVVEPTESTSYPEYTASKRTTIDSAVEGRLEDLGYVE